tggatctgctcagctctgcagtgacccccaggagaagggcctgggctctggcagggatgtcctgtggcacaggggctcaggatccaaggtaagaaggccaagtgcacatggcaacagccagagctggtgcagagccatcagggagggtctagaaatgctgctgggagggggtgggaaagcaggaggggtgtgtgcagcctgcaaggccagagcagcagcagggccagggcaggacagcctgcaggagagatggccaagggctctggcagggctgcatgctggggagctgccagagcctccctcagccccgctgggtgtgggctcacaaggggactggctttagttatctgctgaatttccatcctggggtcaggaatgactggagtttccaaaatatttgggaattgtatccaaactgttccatttgggttACCATTCAGTCTGGGAATTTTCCCAAgttttcaggggatgactgattatcctgtgttccccagctcttacacccatcccagtcagctggatggtttattgacaatgtgtcccgaggggcggcacctccaatgccatagaaacccctccccctggattaggaaacctttggaattcacgaggtgttccagtggaacatgaaaatgaacagcagccttcctaaagcccagaccccagcagaacaaagccaggcccatcagtggcagagcaaaggtcccccatccctgtgtccctgtggccgctgaggcggcagcgcaggcccgaggcggtgccgggtcccggtgcagccggggcagagcggcggctgcgcgagcggcaaccccggcggtgagtgcggcagccccgtgggagcggcggctccgggcacagacgccggcggcagccgctgtggcggCGGAGCAGCGACTCCGAGGCGCTGCAGGAGCGCCGGCTCCGCTCGCAGGCGCCGGCAGTGTTGGGAAGCCGGTCCCGGGCGGCTGCGGGGCAGCGCAGGCCAAaagcggcagcggcggcagcctcgtggcagcggcggctccgggcagacacggccccgctccagcgctgccgcctcagcggcgcTCAGGGGACggcgcggcggctccgggggcagggccggggacTCCCTctcggggcagccccgggcaccAAAGAGGACCAGGGCCCGCCGTGTTCTCAGCTCGCTTCTCTGCAGTTCTCACGGCatctgagcacagcaggggatggggaaaTTGAGCTCAACCACAACAGGAGCTcatggaaccgagtggccattgggacactgcagggcctcctggaatccaggggccggtgggacactggggagcctcttggagccaagggaaccttgggatgttttggaacatcATGGAACCAAGGGTCCATTTTGACTCTTCCAAGcctcatggaagcaaaggaattctgggaaaTAGTGAAAGTCATGAAATCATCATTGTGACACTCCAGAACCTCGTGGAACCAGGGGTCCATTTATGACACTGAgaggcctcatggaaccaaaggaaccctgagagtttttggaacctcatggaatcaaggggccatttgtggcaggatgctctgctctgataatacctaaaaaatggtcagagaatgcaaacaatgcacactctctgtggtgagttactgctggtgtcaaggtgctgtttttaatggtgaattatgctaaacccaaaatgcttcatggaacttcaaacacacatcctgctttttgaagcaggatttgacagagaagctgctccctggcctgcaaatatgtctggcagtcaaacgcttgataactataaaagccaaGGGAACACTGGGATATTTTGGAACATggtggaatcaaggagccattgtgacactgcgaggcctcatggaaccaaaggaatcctAGGACATAGTGGAAACTCATTAAGTCAtcagggccattgtgacactccagaatctcatggaaccaagggtccattgtgacactgagaggtctcatggaaccaaaggaaccctgagagtttttggaacctcatggtatcaaggggccatttctggcaggatgctctgaaaatatctaaaaaatggtcaaagaatacaaaaaaattaagctctctgtggtgaggtactgctggtgtcaaggtgctgtttttaatgttgaattatgctaaacccaaaatgcttcatgaaacttcaaacacacatcctgctttttgaagcaggatttgacagagaagctgctccctggtctgcaaatatgtctggcagtcaaacccttcataactataaaagccccatccaactttGACGTGGCAGATTCTTCCCCAGACTTCcctgaagtgtgtggagcttctgccatgaagcagggacagctcttcatggtcactgcccaggggttaaatgaaaaagagagaactaccccctgtcattgtggggtgagttacctcaatctctgcttcaggattgtttcctTTTGCTGGGTTTGATgcaattgctttaatagaatgactttgatagactgcactgtcctatcttacactatactacTAGGAGGTTTTGGCTTTCatactgtgcagtaaataattctctttaaggtctttcatctgttcacttgtctgatcaattttctgtttatttgtcataataaataattaattttctagaaatatttcttatttgccatcactaaaacatgcaggacaaagtgattgaatcacacctctataattccttcagtttaaaccaaaatctgagcctgagattggatccagccaccccGAGGCTCCTccctgagaaggaatttagaaagcaagggggtcctttctgcccctcgtagctcaacgagacggcttctgcaTCAACTTTGTCTGAACcttccaccccccagccccaagccgtgacacaggggcatgtcttgtccatgcagtgcaaacatggacccctgagctggtcatttgatgtccctccttggagggcagaacaagcccaatggcctggggtgagaggccagtgctgggagcggcgctggctgtgccagggcactgctgggtgcccccaccctgagcactcccccccttgtgctggtcactgctgttttcctctgcagggcgttgtgttgggcacatcctggagagcaaagtggaaagcagatggaagctttgaggccctgccctggggagatgcccctgcaggatggcagtgctgctgcagaggtcagctctgtgccagcagtgcccgtggctgtccctgcctgcagtccctggacagtcctgcagcaggactggcaccgactgccagagcactgaggcctccaacaacacagggctctgcaggacagtgtggaagggaagggagaggaggccatggaggagaagggctgctgctccctggcagtgctgctctgctgggactcttttctggcccagctctgcacagaggccccgaccctgcagctgcagagaagtcagagaggaaggatgtcaggcaaacaagtcaaggcagagttctttatttggtttaagcAGACAGTGAGTACAATTGCCATTTGTACAGCCTctgggccaggctagaaaggcaaacactgaattgaaaatggtgtttatgtgtacatataaatatatatatatgcttatatatatatatttagatatgtaaagattttttctgtgaacaaattttcacaaaaataacatCCCTACCAGAagcaaaaaatagagaagatatGGTGGGCCTTTAGTGAAGTCCACAAcaggattggcctttaatgaggtccataacatgcagaagaaggagagtttagtgcttctgaaaaacacccagttatgaGTTTCCtgagggcatccttgagctcctggttcctcaggctgtagatgagggggttcagtgctggaggaatcACTGAGTACAGAACCGACAccaccagatccagggatggggaggagatggaggggggcttcaggtaggcaaagaATGAGGTGCTGATAAACAgagagaccacagccaggtgagggaggcatgtggaaaaggctttgtgccgtccctgctcagaggggatcctcagcacagccccgaagatctgcacataggagaaaacaatgaaaacaaaacatccaAATGATAAAGAGACAGCAACCACAATGAGCCCAAGTTCCCTGACAtaggagtgtgagcaggagagcttgaggatgtgtgggatttcacagaagaactggcccagggcattgccctggcacaggggcagggaaaatgtattggctgtgtgcagcagagcagtgagaaagccagtggcccaggcagctgctgccatgtgggcacaagctctgctgcccaggagggtcccgtagtgcaggggtttgcagatggcaacgtagcggtcgtagcacatgacgGTGAGGAGATAAAACTCTGAtgagatgaagaacagaaagaaaaagagctg
This Pseudopipra pipra isolate bDixPip1 chromosome W, bDixPip1.hap1, whole genome shotgun sequence DNA region includes the following protein-coding sequences:
- the LOC135405442 gene encoding olfactory receptor 14J1-like, which translates into the protein MPNSSSMAQFLLLALADRRELQLLHFWLFLAISLAALLANGLILSAVACDHHLHTPMGFFLLNLSLTDLGCICTTVPKAMHNSLHNTTTISYMGCAAQLFFFLFFISSEFYLLTVMCYDRYVAICKPLHYGTLLGSRACAHMAAAAWATGFLTALLHTANTFSLPLCQGNALGQFFCEIPHILKLSCSHSYVRELGLIVVAVSLSFGCFVFIVFSYVQIFGAVLRIPSEQGRHKAFSTCLPHLAVVSLFISTSFFAYLKPPSISSPSLDLVVSVLYSVIPPALNPLIYSLRNQELKDALRKLITGCFSEALNSPSSACYGPH